One Mesorhizobium sp. L-2-11 genomic region harbors:
- a CDS encoding CopG family ribbon-helix-helix protein, with protein MTASATMTIRVSSETKLKLERIAAETRRSKSFLAAEAISAYVDRELGVVEGIKRGMADAAAGRVVPHDEAMAEIDAIIEASEARRADKA; from the coding sequence ATGACCGCAAGCGCCACCATGACGATTCGGGTTTCGTCCGAAACCAAGCTGAAGCTGGAGCGGATCGCCGCCGAGACGCGGCGCAGCAAATCCTTCCTCGCGGCCGAGGCAATATCGGCCTATGTCGATCGCGAGCTTGGGGTCGTCGAAGGCATCAAGCGCGGCATGGCCGACGCGGCAGCTGGCCGTGTCGTGCCGCACGACGAAGCCATGGCGGAAATCGACGCCATCATCGAAGCGTCTGAAGCCAGGCGCGCGGACAAGGCGTGA